A single genomic interval of Microbacterium hydrocarbonoxydans harbors:
- the paaD gene encoding 1,2-phenylacetyl-CoA epoxidase subunit PaaD: protein MVSRSAPADAWRIAASVPDPEVPVLTIEDLGVLRDVSVEGDAVRVDITPTYSGCPAMDTIRDDVILALNAAGYAHVDVRLVLSPAWTTDWMSDAGKRKLSEYGIAPPTGRASLSSGPIRLGISVRCPQCGSLDTREVSRFGSTSCKALFECRACLEPFDHFKVH, encoded by the coding sequence ATGGTGAGCCGATCCGCTCCTGCCGATGCCTGGCGGATCGCGGCGTCGGTGCCCGACCCTGAGGTTCCCGTGCTCACGATCGAGGACCTCGGCGTGCTCCGTGACGTCTCCGTCGAGGGCGACGCGGTGCGGGTGGACATCACTCCCACGTACAGCGGATGCCCGGCGATGGACACTATCCGCGATGATGTCATCCTGGCGCTGAACGCGGCGGGGTACGCGCACGTCGACGTGCGACTCGTGCTCTCCCCCGCTTGGACGACGGACTGGATGTCGGATGCCGGCAAGCGGAAGCTGTCCGAGTACGGCATCGCCCCGCCGACGGGACGCGCGTCGCTCTCTTCCGGGCCGATCCGTCTCGGCATCAGCGTGCGCTGCCCGCAGTGCGGCTCCCTCGACACCCGCGAGGTCTCGCGCTTCGGATCCACCTCGTGCAAGGCGCTGTTCGAATGCCGCGCCTGCCTCGAGCCCTTCGATCACTTCAAGGTGCACTGA
- the paaE gene encoding 1,2-phenylacetyl-CoA epoxidase subunit PaaE: MSLFATPAKTTGAPGRAASVPAPAASSASKRARFHTLAVEEVRPLTEDSVEVTFTVPAELAEDYAHLPGQYVALRTTLDGTEVRRSYSLCRAPEHRSPAQVAAGLPTRLSVAVKRDEGGLFSTWAQTALHPGFEIDVMSPQGTFTSALSDLDRRHVVGIAAGSGITPLMALAHTVLTRSDTSRFTLLYTNRSTLDVMFLEDLADLKDRYPTRLTLHHVLSREQRTAPVLSGRIDEEKLRTILRVLIDPADVDEWFLCGPLSLVDLCRTVLGDVGVPKEHVRFELFTTGDEPKHAARPVTVRAGEKTIRIEVNLDGVSSTVESPVDARESVLNAALRVRPDAPFACAGGVCGTCRARVIEGSVTMTENYALEPDELERGYVLTCQSHPTSDRVVVDYDV, encoded by the coding sequence ATGTCGCTGTTCGCCACGCCCGCGAAGACGACGGGTGCTCCGGGACGCGCCGCTTCCGTGCCAGCCCCCGCCGCGTCATCCGCGTCGAAGCGCGCCCGATTCCACACCCTCGCGGTCGAGGAGGTGCGCCCGCTCACCGAGGATTCGGTCGAGGTGACCTTCACGGTTCCGGCCGAGCTCGCCGAGGACTACGCCCATCTGCCTGGCCAGTACGTGGCTCTGCGCACCACACTCGACGGCACCGAGGTGCGCCGGTCGTACTCGCTGTGCCGCGCGCCCGAGCACCGCAGCCCCGCGCAGGTCGCTGCGGGCCTTCCCACCCGACTGAGCGTGGCGGTCAAGCGCGACGAGGGCGGACTCTTCTCGACATGGGCGCAGACCGCACTGCATCCGGGTTTCGAGATCGACGTGATGAGCCCGCAGGGCACATTCACCTCCGCACTGTCCGACCTCGACCGGCGCCATGTCGTCGGCATCGCCGCGGGTTCGGGGATCACGCCGCTCATGGCGCTCGCCCACACCGTCCTCACGCGGTCGGACACCTCGCGCTTCACGCTCCTCTACACGAACCGCTCGACGCTGGACGTGATGTTCCTCGAGGATCTCGCGGATCTGAAGGACCGGTATCCGACGCGCCTCACGCTGCACCACGTGCTCTCCCGCGAGCAGCGCACCGCCCCGGTGCTGTCCGGTCGGATCGACGAGGAGAAGCTGCGGACGATCCTGCGGGTGCTGATCGACCCGGCGGATGTGGACGAATGGTTCCTGTGCGGCCCCCTCTCGCTGGTCGACCTGTGTCGCACGGTGCTGGGCGATGTCGGCGTGCCGAAGGAGCATGTGCGGTTCGAGCTCTTCACGACCGGAGACGAGCCGAAGCATGCCGCGCGCCCCGTGACCGTGCGCGCCGGCGAGAAGACGATCCGCATCGAGGTGAACCTCGACGGGGTCTCCTCCACCGTGGAGAGCCCTGTCGATGCCCGGGAGTCGGTGCTCAACGCGGCACTGCGCGTGCGGCCGGACGCCCCGTTCGCGTGCGCGGGAGGCGTGTGCGGCACGTGCAGGGCCCGGGTGATCGAGGGCAGCGTGACGATGACCGAGAACTACGCGCTCGAACCCGACGAGCTCGAGCGCGGATACGTGCTGACCTGCCAATCCCACCCAACCAGCGACCGCGTCGTGGTCGACTACGACGTCTGA
- a CDS encoding enoyl-CoA hydratase/isomerase family protein codes for MIDLTLDGDVATVVLNAPARLNALDEQALRDLGRAYDEAEAAGVRALVLRGEGRAFCAGRDISTVDPRDDDVMGYLGGLVTPLLQRMSRFPAPTFAVAHGACLGVGLGLLIATDVVYVAESAKIGSPFAALGATLDSGGHALFVDRLGAHRTLDLIYTGRLMTGAEAVAAGLFSRALPDEEVVQATTDAAAKAARGATAAFLASKQLVARIRDERLALWDSLDIENAAQAALCDTDDYREGFAAFQEKRTPEFRGH; via the coding sequence ATGATCGATCTCACGCTCGACGGCGACGTCGCGACGGTCGTGCTCAACGCCCCCGCGAGACTGAACGCCCTCGACGAACAGGCGCTGCGAGACCTCGGTCGCGCCTACGACGAGGCGGAGGCCGCCGGGGTGCGGGCACTCGTGCTGCGCGGTGAAGGACGAGCCTTCTGCGCCGGCCGCGACATCTCGACGGTCGACCCCCGCGACGATGACGTGATGGGTTACCTCGGCGGACTCGTGACGCCGCTCCTGCAGCGGATGTCGCGATTCCCCGCTCCGACCTTCGCGGTGGCGCACGGCGCCTGCCTGGGCGTCGGCCTTGGGCTGCTCATCGCGACGGACGTGGTGTACGTCGCGGAATCCGCCAAGATCGGCTCGCCGTTCGCCGCTCTCGGCGCCACTCTCGACTCGGGAGGGCACGCGCTCTTCGTCGACCGCCTCGGCGCGCACCGCACTCTCGACCTCATCTACACGGGGCGATTGATGACCGGCGCGGAGGCGGTCGCCGCCGGGCTCTTCTCCCGCGCGCTGCCCGACGAGGAGGTCGTGCAGGCGACGACGGATGCCGCGGCGAAGGCGGCGCGCGGCGCGACCGCCGCGTTCCTCGCGAGCAAGCAGCTGGTGGCGCGCATCCGCGACGAGCGACTGGCGCTCTGGGACTCCCTCGACATCGAGAACGCTGCGCAGGCGGCGCTCTGCGACACCGACGACTACCGCGAGGGCTTCGCCGCTTTCCAGGAGAAGCGGACACCGGAGTTCCGCGGGCACTGA